The Sphingomonas sp. So64.6b genome includes a region encoding these proteins:
- a CDS encoding helix-turn-helix domain-containing protein, whose product MQDGTFSTSGYLHETGASRGNVYAGNCPTRQLLDRIGDKWSVLILLLLGAEDMRFNRLKRQIDGISQKMLSQTLRSLERDGLVTRAVESTMPVTVTYGITPLGRELLAALRFMIDWAETRIEDVAAAQVDYERRNGCANGCQVRDG is encoded by the coding sequence ATGCAAGACGGCACTTTCTCCACATCAGGTTACCTTCACGAAACCGGCGCTTCACGCGGCAACGTCTATGCCGGCAATTGCCCGACACGGCAGTTGCTCGATCGGATCGGAGATAAATGGAGCGTTCTGATCCTGCTGTTGCTCGGCGCGGAGGATATGCGTTTCAACAGACTGAAACGACAAATCGACGGCATTTCGCAGAAGATGCTCAGCCAGACACTGCGGTCGCTCGAGCGCGACGGACTCGTCACGCGCGCGGTCGAATCGACGATGCCCGTGACGGTCACCTATGGCATCACGCCACTCGGTCGCGAACTTCTCGCGGCGCTGCGCTTCATGATCGATTGGGCCGAAACGCGGATCGAAGATGTGGCCGCAGCGCAAGTCGATTACGAGCGGCGCAACGGATGCGCCAATGGCTGTCAGGTGAGGGATGGGTGA
- a CDS encoding UvrD-helicase domain-containing protein, which produces MTLPAPSPDDPPYISGLNAPQREAVLTTEGPVLVLAGAGTGKTAALTARLAHLLFTQKAFPSQILSVTFTNKAAREMRHRVGRLVGDVVEGMPWLGTFHSICSKMLRRHAELVGLQSNFTILDTDDQLRLLKQLITAADLDEKRWPARALAGLIDGWKNKGWTPADLDAGESELYANGRGKEMYAAYQARLIALNACDFGDLLLHMLVILKRDREVLKMYQERFKYIMVDEYQDTNSVQYLWLRLLAQERKNICCVGDDDQSIYSWRGAQVENILKFEKDFPGATIIRLEQNYRSTPHILAAASGVIANNSGRLGKTLWTDEQDGEKVKVIGVWDGPEEARRVGEEIESCQRAGKSIDDIAILVRAQHQTREFEDRFISIGMPYRIVGGFRFYERAEIRDALAYLRVVAQPADDLAFERIVNVPKRGLGDKAVQKVHQLARAEGIPLATAAARILDTDELTPQARRAFGNLVGDMARWRSLANDTPHPELARQILDESGYTAMWQAEKSAEAAGRLENLTELVRAMEEYESLTAFLEHVSLVMDNEAAAEEAKVTIMTIHAAKGLEYDTVFLVGWEEGLFPSQRSLDEGGLASLEEERRLAYVAITRARRRAVIIHAANRRIYGQWTSSIPSRFVGELPDAHIESESSMSGGESLWRANWSERADPFADVARGTGRGPGWQRAAGVNPGGSFTSRTFTREPSRVVESRASAVSIGNKGRSDVAVGMRVFHQKFGYGEIAEIEGNKLEIDFEAAGRKRVMDSFVTVGE; this is translated from the coding sequence ATGACTCTGCCCGCGCCCTCCCCTGACGATCCGCCCTATATCAGCGGGCTCAATGCGCCGCAGCGTGAGGCGGTGCTGACCACCGAAGGTCCCGTCCTGGTCCTGGCCGGCGCTGGCACCGGCAAGACCGCGGCGCTGACCGCGCGGCTTGCACATCTGCTGTTCACTCAAAAGGCGTTCCCGTCGCAGATCCTCAGCGTCACCTTCACCAACAAGGCGGCGCGCGAGATGCGCCACCGTGTCGGGCGGCTGGTCGGCGATGTGGTCGAGGGCATGCCGTGGCTCGGCACCTTCCATTCGATCTGTTCGAAGATGCTGCGTCGTCACGCCGAACTGGTCGGGCTGCAATCCAACTTCACCATCCTCGACACCGATGACCAGCTGCGCCTGCTCAAGCAATTGATCACCGCCGCCGATCTCGACGAGAAACGCTGGCCCGCGCGCGCGCTCGCCGGGCTGATCGACGGATGGAAGAACAAGGGATGGACGCCCGCCGACCTCGATGCAGGCGAGAGCGAGCTTTACGCCAATGGCCGCGGCAAGGAGATGTATGCCGCCTATCAGGCGCGGCTGATCGCGCTCAACGCGTGCGATTTCGGCGATCTGCTGCTGCACATGCTGGTCATCTTGAAGCGCGACCGCGAGGTGCTGAAAATGTATCAGGAGCGCTTCAAATATATCATGGTCGACGAGTATCAGGACACCAACAGCGTCCAGTATCTCTGGCTCCGCCTGCTCGCGCAGGAACGCAAGAATATCTGCTGCGTCGGCGACGACGACCAGTCGATCTATAGCTGGCGCGGCGCGCAGGTGGAAAACATCCTGAAGTTCGAAAAGGATTTTCCCGGCGCGACGATCATCCGGCTCGAACAGAATTACCGCTCCACCCCGCACATCCTCGCCGCCGCATCTGGCGTGATCGCCAACAATAGCGGCCGCCTCGGCAAGACGCTGTGGACCGACGAACAGGACGGCGAGAAGGTCAAGGTCATCGGCGTGTGGGACGGCCCGGAAGAGGCCCGCCGCGTCGGTGAGGAGATCGAAAGCTGCCAGCGTGCCGGCAAGTCGATCGACGACATCGCCATCCTGGTCCGCGCGCAGCACCAGACGCGCGAGTTCGAGGACCGCTTCATCTCGATCGGCATGCCGTATCGCATCGTCGGCGGTTTCCGCTTCTACGAACGCGCCGAGATCCGCGATGCGCTGGCCTATCTGCGCGTCGTCGCACAGCCGGCCGATGACCTTGCCTTCGAACGCATCGTCAACGTGCCCAAGCGTGGGCTCGGCGACAAGGCGGTGCAGAAAGTGCATCAGCTTGCCCGCGCGGAAGGCATTCCGCTTGCCACCGCCGCTGCGCGCATCCTCGACACCGATGAGCTGACCCCGCAGGCGCGCCGCGCGTTCGGCAATCTGGTCGGCGACATGGCGCGCTGGCGTTCGCTCGCCAATGACACGCCGCACCCCGAACTGGCGCGCCAGATCCTCGACGAAAGCGGCTATACCGCGATGTGGCAGGCGGAAAAATCCGCCGAGGCCGCCGGCCGGTTGGAGAACCTGACCGAACTGGTCCGCGCGATGGAGGAATATGAGAGCCTGACCGCGTTCCTCGAACATGTCAGCCTGGTGATGGATAACGAAGCGGCGGCGGAAGAGGCCAAGGTGACGATCATGACGATCCACGCCGCCAAGGGCCTGGAGTACGACACCGTCTTTCTGGTCGGCTGGGAAGAAGGGCTGTTCCCGTCGCAGCGCTCACTCGACGAAGGCGGCCTGGCTAGCCTGGAGGAGGAACGCCGCCTCGCCTATGTCGCGATCACGCGCGCACGGCGCCGCGCGGTCATCATCCACGCCGCCAATCGCCGCATCTATGGCCAATGGACCAGCAGCATCCCGTCGCGCTTCGTCGGCGAACTGCCCGACGCGCATATCGAGAGCGAAAGCAGCATGTCCGGCGGCGAAAGCCTGTGGCGCGCCAACTGGTCCGAACGTGCCGACCCGTTCGCGGACGTCGCACGCGGGACTGGGCGCGGGCCGGGCTGGCAGCGCGCAGCGGGCGTGAACCCGGGCGGCAGCTTCACCAGCCGCACCTTTACGCGCGAGCCGTCACGCGTGGTGGAGAGCCGAGCGAGCGCGGTGAGCATCGGGAATAAGGGTAGATCCGATGTGGCTGTGGGAATGCGGGTGTTCCACCAGAAGTTTGGTTATGGTGAGATTGCCGAGATTGAGGGGAACAAGCTGGAGATCGACTTCGAGGCTGCGGGTCGGAAGCGGGTGATGGATAGTTTTGTTACGGTGGGTGAATAA
- a CDS encoding NAD(P)-dependent oxidoreductase, which yields MKVAVLGASGRAGSEITKELAGRGHQVVAIARKPDAIVDAPDVTAIAGDASNPAELAELIRGSDAVISALHFDVPPDTLLSALRQAGVGRLLITGGAASLEVAPGQRLIDSPDFPEEWKGAAMGGIAFLDDLRKETAIDWTFFSPAALIFEGPRLGQYRSGGDQLVTDDAGDSKISFADYAIAMVDELEQKNHSRARFTAAY from the coding sequence ATGAAAGTTGCAGTTCTGGGCGCGAGCGGTCGCGCCGGGTCGGAGATCACCAAGGAACTCGCGGGTCGTGGGCATCAGGTCGTTGCCATCGCCCGCAAGCCCGATGCGATTGTCGACGCGCCGGATGTCACGGCGATCGCGGGCGATGCATCAAATCCGGCTGAGCTTGCCGAGCTGATCCGCGGCAGCGACGCCGTGATCAGCGCGCTGCATTTCGACGTGCCGCCCGACACGCTGCTCTCTGCGTTACGGCAGGCGGGCGTGGGGCGGCTGCTGATCACCGGCGGCGCGGCCAGTCTTGAGGTCGCGCCCGGCCAGCGCCTGATCGATTCACCCGACTTCCCGGAGGAATGGAAGGGTGCCGCGATGGGCGGGATCGCTTTCCTGGACGACCTTCGCAAGGAGACAGCCATCGACTGGACCTTCTTCTCGCCCGCCGCGCTCATCTTCGAAGGCCCGCGCCTCGGCCAATACCGATCAGGCGGCGACCAGCTCGTTACGGATGATGCCGGGGACAGCAAGATCAGCTTCGCGGACTACGCCATCGCCATGGTCGATGAACTGGAACAGAAGAACCATAGCCGGGCACGATTCACCGCCGCCTATTGA
- a CDS encoding polyamine aminopropyltransferase: MTTRLGGALLVSAFVVATCGLIYELLAGTLASYLLGDSVTQFSIVIGTYLFAMGIGSWCSRYVRDNELAVFVRVEILIAAIGGASAAVLFLLFDRVADFRIPLYGLVLVIGALVGLEIPLLMRILKDRLEFGDLVSKVLTFDYVGALAASLLFPLLLVPHLGLMRTGFLFGLANVGIAIVLIMMLPDRRRLRTELVAAILVAVALAAGFAGSEKLQRTAEVAAYGEPILYAASTPYQRVVLTKRGTDLRLYLNGNLQFSSRDEYRYHEALVHPVMSRSKSPRDVLILGGGDGLAVREVLKYPSVRSVTLVDLDPEMTTLFTRSDMLATLNHYAFRSTKVHVINADAFRWLRTNTRTFDAVLVDFPDPTNFAVGKLYTVSFYKELTRALAPGAVASVQSTSPLVAPRAYWTVATTLEAAGLITRGYHVYVPSFGEWGFVLASNRPIGTPGPLPAGLRFLTPQTDRLAFVFPPDMARRAVPVNRLDNQALVREFEAEWSVYEG, from the coding sequence ATGACCACGCGCCTCGGCGGCGCATTGCTCGTTTCGGCATTCGTCGTCGCCACCTGCGGGCTGATCTACGAACTGCTCGCCGGCACGCTGGCCAGTTACCTGCTCGGCGACAGCGTCACGCAATTCTCGATCGTCATCGGCACCTATCTGTTCGCAATGGGCATCGGATCATGGTGCTCGCGCTATGTCCGCGACAATGAACTCGCGGTGTTCGTGCGCGTGGAAATCCTGATCGCGGCGATCGGCGGGGCGTCGGCGGCGGTGCTGTTCCTGCTGTTCGACCGCGTCGCCGACTTCCGCATTCCGCTTTATGGCCTGGTGCTGGTGATCGGCGCACTGGTCGGGCTGGAAATTCCGCTGCTGATGCGCATCCTGAAGGATCGGCTCGAATTCGGCGACCTGGTGTCGAAGGTGCTGACCTTCGATTATGTCGGCGCGCTCGCTGCGTCCCTGCTCTTTCCATTGCTGCTCGTGCCGCATCTCGGGCTGATGCGCACCGGCTTCCTGTTCGGCCTCGCCAATGTCGGCATCGCCATCGTGCTGATCATGATGCTGCCGGACAGGCGCCGCCTGCGCACCGAACTGGTCGCGGCGATCCTCGTCGCGGTGGCGCTCGCCGCCGGGTTCGCGGGTTCGGAAAAGCTGCAGCGCACCGCCGAAGTCGCGGCTTATGGCGAGCCGATCCTGTATGCGGCATCGACCCCCTATCAGCGCGTCGTGCTGACCAAACGCGGTACCGACCTGCGGCTCTATCTCAACGGCAATCTGCAATTCTCCTCGCGCGACGAATATCGGTATCATGAGGCGCTGGTTCATCCGGTGATGTCGCGCAGCAAGTCCCCACGCGATGTGCTGATACTCGGCGGCGGCGATGGCCTGGCGGTGCGCGAAGTGCTGAAATATCCAAGCGTGCGATCGGTCACACTGGTCGATCTCGATCCCGAAATGACCACCTTGTTCACGCGCAGCGACATGCTCGCCACACTCAATCACTATGCCTTTCGCTCGACCAAGGTACATGTGATCAACGCCGATGCGTTTCGCTGGCTGCGCACCAACACGCGGACCTTCGATGCGGTACTGGTCGATTTCCCCGATCCGACCAATTTCGCGGTCGGCAAACTCTATACCGTCAGCTTCTACAAGGAACTGACGCGTGCGCTCGCTCCCGGCGCGGTCGCCAGTGTGCAAAGCACCTCACCGCTGGTTGCACCCCGCGCTTACTGGACCGTCGCGACGACGCTTGAGGCGGCCGGGCTTATCACGCGCGGTTATCATGTTTACGTGCCGAGCTTCGGCGAATGGGGTTTCGTGCTTGCGTCCAATCGACCGATCGGCACGCCCGGGCCGTTGCCCGCGGGCCTGCGTTTCCTGACTCCACAGACCGACCGGCTCGCCTTTGTCTTCCCACCCGATATGGCGCGGCGTGCGGTGCCGGTGAACCGGCTCGACAATCAGGCACTGGTGCGTGAATTCGAGGCGGAATGGTCCGTGTACGAAGGGTGA
- a CDS encoding STAS/SEC14 domain-containing protein, with the protein MLTTIPLNPTAVEIVAEGDLTRDDVTRVLADIALMLGTTDRLDLLADVRGPLHYSFGIFAEEMKHLPEIFRIVRALGRVAVIADESWIRTAAKIESKLIPGVDYEVYSRAEAAHAREWLLRHTDVAHQAA; encoded by the coding sequence ATGCTGACCACCATCCCGCTCAACCCCACCGCCGTCGAGATCGTCGCCGAGGGCGATCTGACCCGCGACGACGTCACGCGCGTGCTCGCCGATATCGCGTTGATGCTGGGGACGACCGACCGGCTCGACCTGCTTGCCGATGTGCGCGGGCCGCTGCATTATTCGTTCGGCATCTTCGCCGAAGAGATGAAGCATCTACCGGAGATTTTCCGTATCGTCCGCGCGCTTGGGCGGGTCGCGGTGATCGCCGATGAAAGCTGGATCCGCACTGCGGCGAAGATCGAATCGAAGCTGATCCCCGGCGTCGATTATGAGGTCTATTCGCGCGCCGAGGCCGCCCATGCGCGCGAATGGCTGTTGCGCCATACAGACGTCGCCCACCAGGCCGCCTGA
- a CDS encoding SPFH domain-containing protein, giving the protein MGILDFLSKQFIDVIDWTEQPGDLAIRYPAQDKEIQNGAQLTVREGQKAFFYNEGKIADVFEPGLHTLDTSNLPILTALLNWDKGFASPFKSDLYFFTTKEQAGLKWGTPQPITVRDAEFGPLRIRAFGSYSFRLDNIAVFAAKLMGTLEKLTVADVESQLRGAIATALASGLGGGSTAFVDLAADQAALSERLKTAVAPAFEAWGLTCCTFFVESLSLPDNVQEYLDKASSMRVVGDLDRYVKFQTADAIGTAAAQSGGVAGIGAGAAAGLAIGQSMAGGLGPSGLGQGGGGSGGTGEDPYAMIQKLHGLLVAGAITQEEFDGKKAALLAKIG; this is encoded by the coding sequence ATGGGCATTCTTGATTTTCTGTCGAAGCAATTCATCGACGTCATCGACTGGACCGAGCAGCCGGGCGATCTGGCGATCCGTTATCCGGCGCAGGATAAGGAAATTCAGAACGGCGCGCAGCTGACGGTGCGCGAAGGACAAAAGGCGTTCTTCTATAACGAAGGCAAGATCGCCGACGTGTTCGAACCCGGGCTGCACACGCTCGATACGTCCAATCTGCCGATCCTCACCGCCCTGCTCAACTGGGACAAGGGGTTCGCCTCGCCATTCAAGTCGGACCTGTATTTCTTCACCACGAAGGAACAGGCCGGGCTGAAATGGGGTACGCCACAGCCAATCACGGTGCGCGACGCGGAATTCGGGCCGCTGCGCATCCGCGCATTCGGCAGCTATTCTTTCCGCCTCGACAATATCGCGGTATTCGCGGCGAAGCTGATGGGCACGCTCGAAAAACTGACCGTCGCCGATGTCGAATCGCAGCTGCGCGGCGCGATCGCCACTGCGCTCGCGTCGGGCCTGGGCGGCGGGAGTACGGCGTTCGTCGATCTTGCGGCTGATCAGGCGGCGCTATCGGAACGGCTCAAAACGGCCGTCGCGCCGGCGTTCGAGGCCTGGGGCCTGACCTGCTGCACCTTCTTCGTTGAGAGCCTGTCGCTACCGGATAACGTGCAGGAGTATCTCGACAAGGCGAGCTCGATGCGCGTGGTCGGCGATCTCGACCGTTATGTGAAGTTCCAGACCGCCGATGCGATCGGCACCGCCGCCGCGCAATCGGGCGGCGTGGCCGGAATTGGCGCGGGCGCGGCGGCTGGCCTGGCGATCGGCCAGAGCATGGCCGGTGGTTTGGGCCCCAGTGGTTTGGGCCAGGGTGGCGGTGGATCGGGTGGCACGGGCGAGGATCCGTACGCGATGATCCAGAAGCTTCACGGCCTGCTCGTCGCCGGTGCGATCACGCAGGAGGAGTTCGACGGCAAAAAGGCGGCGCTGCTGGCCAAGATCGGCTGA
- a CDS encoding L,D-transpeptidase family protein, whose product MSWRLPFAAGRKTLGVQLITPLLFGAALFVGTIGLIAAPSPATTAAPKPAPAQPVTPTPVPKAAATPAPVPVDTRFVVKRILAVEGPMRQGDSYWDESGAPAGPIVVTIDLAAQTLSVFRAGYEIGTAVIIYGADEKPTPLGIFPITQKDADHVSNLYDAPMPYMLRLTNDGISIHGSKVGDGFVTHGCVGIPTAFAKKLFGVVKLGDKVIVTRGELLNLGDAITAA is encoded by the coding sequence ATGAGTTGGCGACTCCCCTTCGCGGCTGGCCGCAAGACCCTTGGCGTTCAGCTAATCACGCCATTGCTGTTCGGCGCCGCGTTGTTCGTCGGCACGATCGGCCTGATCGCCGCGCCGTCACCGGCCACGACCGCCGCGCCAAAGCCTGCGCCCGCCCAGCCCGTAACGCCGACGCCGGTCCCCAAGGCTGCCGCTACGCCAGCGCCTGTCCCGGTCGATACGCGCTTTGTCGTGAAGCGCATACTGGCGGTCGAAGGCCCGATGCGGCAGGGCGATTCCTACTGGGACGAAAGCGGCGCCCCGGCTGGACCGATTGTCGTCACCATCGACCTTGCCGCGCAAACCCTGTCGGTGTTCCGCGCCGGTTATGAGATCGGCACCGCCGTCATCATCTATGGCGCCGATGAAAAGCCGACGCCGCTCGGCATCTTTCCGATCACGCAGAAGGACGCCGATCACGTCTCCAACCTGTACGACGCGCCGATGCCGTACATGTTGCGCCTGACCAATGACGGCATCTCGATCCATGGCAGCAAGGTCGGCGACGGCTTTGTCACCCATGGCTGTGTCGGGATCCCCACCGCGTTCGCGAAGAAGCTGTTCGGCGTGGTCAAGCTTGGCGACAAGGTGATCGTCACGCGCGGCGAATTACTCAACCTGGGCGACGCCATCACCGCGGCTTGA
- a CDS encoding putative immunity protein produces the protein MDHDPGAPQLTIEDLRHIARWAADCAERTLPIFEAKALDDTRPRDAIAESRVFADGGTRTATLRKIAWAAHAVAREVGDPAAAAAARAASTAAASAYTHPIATPHQVNHILGPAAYAAHATILAAAGDDGVGEAEIRWAIERASLAVRQAVRRMPARAPGKGPLGLLFYRLDTGLRY, from the coding sequence ATGGATCATGACCCCGGCGCACCGCAACTGACCATCGAGGATCTGCGCCATATCGCCCGCTGGGCCGCCGACTGTGCGGAACGGACACTGCCCATATTCGAGGCGAAGGCGCTGGACGATACGCGTCCGCGCGATGCGATCGCGGAAAGCCGTGTCTTTGCCGATGGTGGCACACGGACCGCAACGCTGCGTAAAATCGCCTGGGCGGCCCACGCCGTCGCACGCGAGGTCGGCGACCCCGCCGCCGCCGCGGCAGCGCGCGCGGCTTCTACCGCCGCCGCCTCCGCCTATACCCATCCGATTGCGACGCCGCATCAGGTCAATCACATCCTCGGCCCGGCGGCCTATGCCGCGCACGCAACCATCCTCGCGGCGGCCGGTGACGATGGCGTCGGGGAGGCGGAAATCCGCTGGGCGATCGAACGGGCGTCGCTTGCGGTTCGGCAAGCCGTGCGGAGGATGCCGGCCCGCGCGCCGGGCAAGGGGCCATTGGGGCTGCTATTCTATCGGCTTGATACCGGGTTGCGTTATTGA
- a CDS encoding DUF4178 domain-containing protein, with product MTATTVRALSCTNCGGTIALRAAGITVSLVCEHCGTTLDATDPALRIIAQASEAMKRPEIPLGTRGDLRGTTWEVVGYMERSDGEAGWAEYLLFNPYRGYAFLIDDGRRFSLGLLMDRLPNHTGGAITVDEQAYSRFGSTYGTWVHFVVGEFYWRVAVDEHVLVTDFVRPGTMLSCEENDGERTWTRSDLLDRGAAEAAFGLPRRPVDNGGTPAPHEPSPYRGRMIEALIIGLVAIVTLFVIAIGASGHSRVTSAEIAVQLDGAATTRVIGPVELPAKSSAVGIHADVPQLDNSWIELDYSLVDRRTQQSFDVYATAESYHGRDSDGPWSEGNSRPDTRLSSIPRGSYDLVVEATGHRWQANSVFGATPIFAQSETIPVRITVERGGVFGGNVALALFLLLIWPVIATFKHWNFERRRMAPVTGSEDDE from the coding sequence GTGACCGCCACCACCGTCCGCGCGCTGTCCTGCACCAATTGCGGCGGAACCATCGCATTGCGTGCGGCGGGCATTACCGTATCGCTAGTGTGCGAACATTGCGGCACGACGCTCGATGCGACCGACCCGGCGCTGCGCATCATCGCCCAGGCCAGCGAAGCGATGAAACGGCCGGAGATTCCGCTCGGCACGCGCGGCGATCTGCGCGGGACGACGTGGGAGGTGGTCGGCTATATGGAGCGTAGCGACGGCGAGGCCGGCTGGGCGGAATATCTGCTGTTCAACCCCTATCGCGGTTATGCTTTCCTGATCGATGACGGGCGGCGCTTCAGCCTCGGCCTACTGATGGACCGGCTGCCCAATCATACCGGCGGCGCGATCACCGTCGATGAGCAAGCCTATAGTCGCTTCGGCTCGACCTATGGCACCTGGGTTCATTTCGTGGTCGGCGAATTCTACTGGCGCGTCGCGGTCGACGAACATGTGCTGGTGACCGATTTCGTCCGCCCCGGCACGATGCTGTCGTGCGAGGAGAATGACGGCGAGCGAACCTGGACCCGTTCGGATCTGCTCGACCGTGGGGCAGCGGAAGCGGCGTTCGGCCTGCCGCGCCGTCCGGTCGACAATGGCGGTACGCCGGCACCACATGAGCCTTCACCGTATCGCGGCCGAATGATCGAGGCGCTGATCATCGGCCTGGTCGCGATCGTCACTTTGTTCGTCATTGCGATCGGCGCGAGCGGACACAGCCGGGTGACCAGCGCGGAAATCGCGGTACAGCTCGACGGCGCGGCCACGACCAGAGTGATCGGCCCGGTCGAACTGCCCGCGAAGAGCAGCGCAGTCGGCATCCATGCGGACGTGCCGCAACTCGACAATAGCTGGATCGAGCTGGATTATTCGCTGGTCGACCGGCGCACGCAGCAAAGCTTCGACGTCTACGCGACGGCGGAGAGTTATCATGGTCGCGACAGCGACGGCCCGTGGAGCGAGGGCAACAGCAGACCCGACACACGACTGTCGAGTATCCCGCGCGGTTCCTATGATCTTGTGGTCGAGGCGACCGGGCATCGCTGGCAAGCGAACAGCGTGTTTGGCGCGACGCCGATCTTCGCGCAGTCGGAGACCATCCCGGTGCGTATCACGGTCGAGCGCGGTGGCGTGTTCGGCGGCAATGTCGCGCTGGCGCTTTTCCTGCTGCTGATCTGGCCGGTCATCGCGACGTTCAAACACTGGAATTTCGAGCGTCGGCGCATGGCGCCGGTCACCGGATCGGAGGACGATGAATGA
- a CDS encoding DUF4178 domain-containing protein, translating to MLDATCPNCGAAIHFRSADLPAKVCDYCRSLVMRNGDQLEVIGQVAEVPEDVSPLQIGTRGSDGGMGFELIGRVRWRWSDGAWNEWLALFDDGSSAWLGEAMGRYMLLRAVEHGAGRTEAVKRLRDDQPIELGTDATIDGIEYRVTDIKQVTCVASEGELPFSAPDGLTIISVDLMARDGQSASLQKEGGEVSVYAGRYVTLGDLRPTNLRAFDGWPMPQFAA from the coding sequence GTGCTCGACGCGACCTGTCCCAATTGCGGCGCGGCGATCCATTTTCGATCCGCCGACCTGCCCGCCAAGGTGTGCGACTATTGCCGCAGCCTGGTGATGCGCAACGGCGACCAGCTCGAAGTGATCGGGCAGGTCGCCGAGGTGCCGGAGGATGTCAGCCCGTTGCAGATCGGCACGCGCGGCAGCGATGGCGGGATGGGCTTCGAACTGATCGGACGCGTCCGCTGGCGCTGGAGCGATGGGGCCTGGAACGAGTGGCTCGCGCTGTTCGATGACGGGTCATCGGCGTGGCTGGGCGAAGCGATGGGCCGCTATATGCTGTTGCGCGCGGTCGAACATGGCGCCGGCCGGACCGAGGCGGTCAAGAGGTTGCGCGACGACCAGCCGATCGAACTGGGCACCGACGCGACGATCGACGGAATCGAGTATCGCGTGACCGATATCAAGCAGGTGACCTGCGTCGCCAGCGAGGGCGAATTGCCGTTCAGCGCACCGGACGGGCTGACGATCATCAGCGTCGACCTGATGGCGCGCGACGGACAGAGCGCGAGCTTGCAGAAGGAGGGTGGCGAGGTGAGCGTTTATGCCGGACGCTATGTCACCCTGGGCGATCTGCGGCCGACCAATCTGCGCGCGTTCGATGGCTGGCCAATGCCGCAATTCGCCGCATGA
- a CDS encoding septal ring lytic transglycosylase RlpA family protein codes for MRASRAIRIGGTAAGVLMLSACGGGNFRPVSDLPVRIGQPYQIRGTTYVPAADPGYDVLGYASWYGNESGNRTANGERFRPGWVTAAHTTLPLPSYVEVTALDSGRRIVVRVNDRGPFVKGARIIDLSRGAAELLGMKTQGQAPVRVRRIEPSEKDRERLRKGEPARELSPVSGRVLQNLRTQLSRAGF; via the coding sequence ATGCGGGCATCACGGGCGATACGGATCGGGGGCACGGCGGCAGGCGTTCTGATGCTGTCGGCCTGTGGTGGCGGTAATTTCCGGCCGGTGAGCGACTTGCCGGTCCGGATCGGCCAGCCTTATCAGATCCGCGGCACCACCTATGTGCCGGCCGCCGACCCCGGATATGACGTGCTCGGTTATGCCAGCTGGTACGGCAATGAATCCGGCAACCGCACCGCGAACGGCGAACGCTTCCGCCCCGGCTGGGTTACCGCCGCGCACACGACGCTGCCGTTGCCGAGCTATGTCGAGGTGACCGCGCTCGATAGCGGGCGGCGCATCGTGGTGCGGGTCAACGATCGCGGGCCGTTCGTGAAGGGAGCGCGCATCATCGACCTGTCGCGTGGTGCGGCGGAATTGCTCGGCATGAAGACGCAAGGCCAGGCGCCGGTCCGGGTGCGCCGCATCGAACCATCGGAAAAGGACCGCGAACGCCTGCGCAAGGGCGAGCCCGCGCGTGAGCTGTCGCCCGTATCGGGGCGCGTGCTGCAGAATTTGCGGACGCAGCTATCGCGGGCGGGATTTTAG
- a CDS encoding DUF350 domain-containing protein yields the protein MLSSTVLLATLLYAGLGLVVFVAGFWLWDRLTPVDLWGEICKNQNVALGNMAAGIAIAISIIIAAAIHG from the coding sequence ATGCTGTCCAGCACCGTCCTTCTCGCCACCCTGCTCTATGCCGGACTCGGTCTGGTCGTTTTCGTTGCCGGCTTCTGGCTGTGGGACCGACTGACCCCGGTCGATCTATGGGGTGAGATCTGCAAGAACCAGAATGTCGCGCTCGGCAACATGGCCGCGGGCATTGCCATCGCCATCTCGATCATCATCGCGGCGGCAATCCATGGGTGA